One stretch of Candidatus Thioglobus sp. DNA includes these proteins:
- a CDS encoding CTP synthase, whose translation MATKYIFITGGVVSSLGKGIASASLATILESRGLNVTMLKLDPYINVDPGTMSPFQHGEVFVTNDGAETDLDLGHYERFIRQQLGKKNNFTAGRVYQNVIERERRGDYLGATVQIIPHITNEIKALAQAGAQDADVALVEIGGTAGDIESLPFLEAIRQMSLELGRENTLFIHLTLLPYIKVAGELKTKPTQHSVKELRGIGIQPDILICRSEYPLPDAEREKIALFTNVPANSVFTSLDVDTIYKVPGALHEQGLDEVVIKKLQINCKPTDLSEWDRVIEKLNTPKSSVDIAMVGKYIDLTEAYKSLSEALLHAGINTSTKVCIHYFDSEEIEKNGAGCLSEMSAILVPGGFGNRGVEGKIATAQYARENKIPYLGICLGMQVAVIEYARNVAGMKEANSTEFNENTPYPVVGLITEWQDEDGSFQTRDEDSDLGGTMRLGGQECAMVSGTKSRNIYGQDVIIERHRHRYEVNNTLIKKVEEAGLIISGKSIDGSLVEMVEVKDHPWFVACQFHPEFTSTPRDGHPLFESFIQAANEAHNLILSS comes from the coding sequence ATGGCAACAAAATACATCTTTATTACAGGCGGCGTTGTCTCTTCTTTGGGCAAGGGAATCGCTTCAGCCTCATTGGCTACTATCTTAGAATCTCGCGGTCTTAATGTGACCATGCTTAAACTTGATCCTTATATTAATGTTGATCCTGGTACCATGAGTCCGTTTCAACATGGTGAGGTTTTTGTTACCAATGATGGTGCTGAAACCGACCTTGACTTAGGTCATTACGAGCGTTTTATTCGTCAACAGCTAGGTAAGAAAAACAACTTTACAGCAGGACGTGTTTATCAAAATGTAATTGAGCGAGAGCGTCGTGGTGATTACCTTGGCGCTACTGTTCAAATTATTCCACATATTACCAATGAAATAAAAGCCTTAGCTCAAGCGGGTGCTCAAGATGCTGACGTTGCTCTTGTTGAGATTGGTGGAACTGCAGGTGACATTGAGTCCCTACCTTTCTTAGAAGCAATTAGACAAATGAGCCTTGAGTTGGGCCGTGAAAATACGCTGTTTATTCATTTAACCTTGTTGCCTTATATTAAAGTAGCAGGCGAGTTGAAAACTAAACCAACTCAGCATTCAGTTAAAGAGTTGCGTGGAATTGGTATTCAGCCTGATATCCTAATTTGTCGTTCAGAATACCCACTCCCTGATGCAGAGCGTGAAAAAATTGCACTTTTTACTAATGTGCCAGCTAATTCAGTATTTACTTCTTTAGATGTTGATACGATTTATAAAGTTCCTGGAGCTTTGCATGAGCAAGGCTTAGATGAGGTAGTGATTAAAAAATTGCAGATTAATTGCAAGCCAACTGATCTTAGTGAATGGGATAGGGTTATTGAAAAACTAAACACCCCTAAATCTAGTGTTGATATTGCCATGGTAGGTAAATACATCGATCTAACAGAGGCGTATAAATCTCTTTCTGAGGCATTATTGCACGCAGGTATTAATACCAGTACAAAAGTATGTATTCATTATTTTGATTCTGAAGAAATTGAAAAAAATGGCGCTGGCTGTTTAAGTGAAATGAGTGCTATATTAGTGCCAGGTGGCTTTGGTAATCGAGGCGTTGAAGGTAAGATTGCAACAGCTCAATATGCTCGTGAAAACAAAATTCCTTATTTGGGGATTTGTTTGGGTATGCAAGTTGCAGTTATTGAATACGCACGAAACGTGGCTGGAATGAAAGAAGCTAATAGTACTGAATTTAATGAAAATACGCCTTACCCGGTTGTTGGTCTTATTACCGAATGGCAAGATGAAGATGGCAGTTTTCAAACTCGTGATGAAGATTCTGATTTAGGCGGCACTATGCGTCTTGGCGGTCAAGAATGTGCTATGGTTAGTGGCACTAAATCTAGAAATATTTATGGCCAAGATGTTATTATAGAGCGCCATCGCCATCGTTATGAAGTTAATAACACATTAATAAAAAAAGTTGAAGAGGCAGGTTTGATTATTTCTGGAAAATCTATTGATGGTAGCTTGGTTGAGATGGTTGAAGTTAAAGACCATCCTTGGTTTGTTGCGTGCCAGTTCCATCCAGAATTTACATCAACCCCTAGAGATGGTCATCCATTGTTTGAGAGCTTTATTCAAGCAGCTAATGAAGCGCATAATTTAATTCTTTCTTCTTAA
- the der gene encoding ribosome biogenesis GTPase Der, which translates to MGLPTISLVGRPNVGKSTLFNRLSHSRQALVSDFEGLTRDRQYAEVLLDDDSETFATIIDTGGLTNEDNIIDSGIEGQVLNALEESDVIYFIVSSRDGVIGLDLEIASRLRRLKKEIILVCNKSEGLDEVKAAEFYELGLGTPRLISAEHGQGIAELIEHTLPLLPKSQIDEEEVEVDGIAVAVLGRPNVGKSTLINRILGEERVMAVDMPGTTRDSIYIPFERENQKYTLIDTAGIRRKRSTHEKIEIFSIIKAIDALDRSHVVILVLDAREGVTEQDATLLGMISDKGRALLIVLNKWDGLDEYQKLEVKRKLDVKLSFVNYASVHYISALHGSGVGKLFAPIVRAYTNAGTKHSTSTLNKILEAANHGHQPPPVKGRRLKIKYVNQTDVFPPTLTFHGNHLQSVPNAYDRYLKNFFINALKLTNTPLRIEYKSGENPFKDNKNELNARQLTKRRRLMQFIKKRKKR; encoded by the coding sequence ATGGGCCTACCCACTATTTCTCTTGTTGGACGCCCAAATGTCGGCAAGTCAACCTTATTTAATCGCTTAAGTCACTCTCGTCAGGCACTAGTATCTGACTTTGAGGGTTTAACTCGTGATCGACAATATGCAGAAGTTTTGCTAGATGATGATAGTGAAACATTTGCCACTATTATTGACACTGGCGGCCTAACTAACGAAGATAATATCATTGATAGTGGTATCGAGGGTCAGGTTTTAAATGCACTTGAAGAGTCTGATGTTATCTACTTTATTGTCAGTAGTCGTGATGGTGTCATTGGTTTAGACCTAGAAATTGCTTCACGCTTACGACGACTCAAAAAAGAAATAATTCTTGTCTGTAATAAATCTGAAGGTTTAGATGAAGTCAAAGCAGCTGAATTTTATGAATTAGGTCTTGGAACCCCTAGGCTGATTTCAGCAGAGCATGGCCAAGGTATTGCAGAATTAATTGAGCACACCTTACCCCTTCTGCCTAAGTCACAAATCGATGAAGAGGAAGTGGAGGTTGATGGTATTGCTGTTGCTGTTCTTGGTAGGCCTAATGTTGGGAAATCAACACTTATCAACCGAATTTTAGGTGAAGAGAGAGTAATGGCAGTTGACATGCCGGGTACTACGCGTGATAGTATTTATATTCCATTTGAGCGTGAAAATCAAAAATATACTTTAATAGATACCGCTGGTATTCGACGAAAGCGTTCTACTCATGAAAAAATAGAAATCTTCTCAATTATTAAGGCCATTGATGCATTAGATCGATCACATGTGGTTATTTTAGTACTAGATGCTCGTGAAGGTGTCACTGAACAAGATGCAACGTTACTAGGCATGATTTCTGATAAAGGCCGAGCATTACTTATTGTGCTGAATAAATGGGATGGCTTAGATGAGTATCAAAAATTAGAAGTTAAACGAAAATTAGACGTTAAACTCTCGTTTGTTAATTATGCCAGTGTGCATTATATTTCTGCCCTTCATGGATCAGGTGTTGGAAAACTATTTGCACCTATTGTTAGAGCATATACAAATGCAGGTACTAAGCATTCAACTTCAACCTTGAACAAAATTTTGGAAGCGGCTAATCATGGTCATCAGCCGCCACCTGTTAAAGGCAGACGTTTAAAAATTAAATACGTTAATCAGACAGATGTCTTTCCGCCGACACTTACCTTTCATGGGAACCACCTTCAAAGCGTCCCAAATGCGTATGATCGTTACTTAAAGAATTTCTTTATCAATGCCTTAAAGTTAACTAATACACCTTTAAGAATCGAATATAAGAGTGGCGAGAACCCTTTTAAAGATAATAAGAATGAATTAAACGCACGACAGCTAACTAAAAGGCGTCGCTTAATGCAATTTATTAAGAAAAGAAAAAAGCGCTAA
- a CDS encoding tetratricopeptide repeat protein: MKNFIEVGKTEDEQAQQIKKWIKENGLQIVVGISLGLGGIWGLGAYKTYQNEQSIQARSLYLNTASSDSEAAFEALSSSHSDSGYTQQAGLILAKNAVKKQDYESALQHLSTLVNADNDLIAIVANMRIASIQLEMGKFKEAISTLDSKSPGEFNGLYSQLKGDIYVADNQIDKAKEQYKLALSQISRDSELQSLISIKLADLN; this comes from the coding sequence ATGAAAAATTTTATTGAAGTAGGTAAGACGGAAGACGAGCAAGCTCAACAAATCAAAAAATGGATTAAAGAAAATGGTCTTCAAATTGTTGTTGGCATCTCTCTTGGACTGGGTGGAATTTGGGGGCTAGGCGCTTATAAAACATACCAGAATGAACAATCTATTCAAGCAAGGTCTTTGTATCTAAATACTGCCTCATCAGATAGTGAGGCTGCTTTTGAAGCGCTAAGTTCTAGTCATTCTGACAGTGGATACACGCAACAAGCTGGCTTAATACTAGCAAAAAATGCTGTTAAAAAACAAGACTATGAATCAGCTTTACAACATCTATCAACCCTAGTAAATGCTGATAATGATTTAATTGCTATCGTCGCCAACATGAGAATAGCTAGCATTCAACTTGAGATGGGCAAGTTTAAAGAGGCGATTAGTACACTCGATAGTAAATCACCCGGTGAATTTAACGGCTTATATAGTCAATTAAAAGGTGACATTTATGTTGCTGATAATCAGATTGATAAAGCCAAAGAGCAATACAAACTTGCTTTGAGTCAAATTTCTAGAGATTCAGAATTACAAAGTTTAATTAGCATTAAACTAGCCGACCTTAACTAA
- the hisS gene encoding histidine--tRNA ligase, translating into MSKKIQAIRGMNDLLPKDSDLWTFVERTIADLFISYGYKNIRTPVVEKTDTFCRAIGQATDIVEKEMYSWNEANGDSLSLRPEGTAGCVRMMIEHNLPREGIQKIFYQGAMFRHERPQKGRYRQFHQAGLEVFGASDAKVDAELMMMTHSLWQKLGLKNVTLEINTLGSNEARKSFREILVAYFSAHKDQLDEDSLRRLETNPLRILDSKNKDMQSLINDAPKLMEHLDVESAQHFEQFKAYLKALDIDFVINTRLVRGLDYYNRTVFEWTTDDLGAQGTICAGGRYDGLVEKMGGKPTTAAGLAIGLERLILLIEEQAIAIKTKQISIYIITPSDDAQLKSMQIASSLHDAIADVIIYNDISLGSFKSQFKKADKADADFALILGEEELNNGQVSIKPLKSHESQQALSLDEAIKYFKDYT; encoded by the coding sequence ATGAGCAAAAAAATCCAGGCCATTCGTGGCATGAACGATCTACTACCCAAAGACTCTGATCTTTGGACGTTTGTAGAACGTACAATTGCTGATTTATTTATTTCTTATGGCTATAAGAATATTCGCACTCCTGTGGTTGAAAAAACTGACACCTTTTGTCGTGCGATTGGTCAAGCAACTGACATTGTTGAAAAAGAAATGTACTCTTGGAATGAAGCTAATGGTGATTCTTTGAGCTTACGCCCAGAAGGTACTGCTGGTTGTGTGCGTATGATGATTGAACATAATCTTCCTCGCGAAGGCATTCAGAAAATTTTTTATCAAGGCGCTATGTTTAGACATGAGCGTCCACAAAAAGGACGTTACCGCCAATTTCATCAAGCTGGTCTTGAAGTGTTTGGCGCCTCAGATGCGAAAGTAGATGCTGAACTAATGATGATGACACATAGCCTGTGGCAAAAATTAGGTTTGAAAAATGTCACTCTTGAAATTAATACTCTAGGCTCTAATGAGGCAAGAAAAAGCTTTAGAGAGATTTTAGTGGCGTATTTTTCTGCGCATAAAGACCAGCTAGACGAAGACAGTCTTAGACGCCTTGAAACCAATCCATTAAGAATTCTTGATAGTAAAAATAAAGATATGCAGTCTTTAATTAATGACGCACCTAAACTCATGGAACACCTAGATGTTGAATCTGCACAGCATTTTGAACAATTCAAAGCCTATTTAAAAGCCTTAGATATTGATTTTGTCATTAACACTCGTTTAGTCCGAGGCCTTGATTATTACAATCGTACAGTTTTTGAATGGACCACAGATGATCTTGGCGCACAAGGAACAATATGTGCCGGTGGTCGCTATGATGGTTTGGTTGAAAAAATGGGTGGCAAACCAACAACAGCTGCTGGACTTGCCATTGGTTTAGAGCGCCTTATTTTATTAATAGAAGAGCAGGCAATAGCTATTAAAACAAAGCAGATTTCTATTTACATCATAACGCCAAGTGATGATGCTCAACTTAAGTCTATGCAAATAGCCAGCTCACTTCATGATGCTATTGCAGATGTAATTATCTATAATGATATCTCTTTGGGCAGTTTCAAGAGTCAATTTAAAAAAGCAGATAAAGCCGATGCCGACTTTGCTCTAATTTTGGGTGAAGAAGAGCTAAATAATGGTCAAGTTAGCATTAAACCATTAAAATCTCATGAGTCACAACAAGCCCTAAGCCTAGATGAGGCGATTAAGTATTTTAAGGATTACACATGA
- a CDS encoding nucleoside recognition protein: MNFDTKAFLSSSLSTAKIIVFTVIPYFLLAELLMYFELMPIIAQVFEPFTTLLNLPPEAALALASGVFLNLYAAIAFAAPLGLSVYDWTVLGLFLGVLHSIPVESAIMKKLGIDWLHSVGFRLAMAFVVLTPLIIIPTELLFDNPDQIASALYQPTLVVADNFTDFILQKSYEAALLAVEIIILVSLVIFVVTIIKGLKILQKFDHHLSTVMALVTGLLIGITYGAGVLLKEARYMSKKQVISVCYFLMVAHAIIEDTLLFVFFGADIFLLIGIRLFFAILVFFAISIYYKPSNT, encoded by the coding sequence ATGAATTTTGATACTAAAGCTTTTTTAAGTAGCTCCCTATCTACTGCTAAAATTATTGTATTTACAGTTATTCCTTATTTTTTACTGGCTGAATTGCTCATGTATTTTGAGTTAATGCCCATTATTGCTCAAGTGTTTGAGCCTTTTACCACTTTGCTTAATCTACCACCAGAGGCTGCGCTAGCGTTAGCATCTGGTGTTTTTCTAAATTTATATGCCGCCATAGCTTTTGCCGCACCATTGGGATTAAGTGTTTACGATTGGACGGTACTGGGTTTATTTTTAGGCGTACTTCATTCTATTCCTGTCGAATCAGCAATTATGAAGAAATTGGGTATTGATTGGCTACACTCAGTTGGTTTTAGACTGGCCATGGCCTTTGTTGTGCTGACGCCGCTAATCATTATCCCAACAGAGCTTTTATTTGACAATCCAGATCAAATTGCCAGTGCCCTATATCAGCCTACATTAGTAGTGGCGGATAATTTCACCGACTTTATATTGCAAAAAAGTTATGAGGCCGCTTTACTGGCGGTTGAGATTATTATCTTAGTCAGTTTGGTTATTTTTGTTGTAACGATTATCAAAGGTTTAAAAATTTTACAAAAATTTGATCACCATCTTAGCACAGTTATGGCGCTAGTTACCGGTCTACTAATTGGCATTACTTATGGTGCAGGGGTGCTTCTCAAAGAAGCTCGCTATATGAGTAAAAAACAAGTGATCTCAGTGTGTTATTTTTTGATGGTGGCGCACGCTATTATTGAAGACACCCTACTGTTTGTATTTTTTGGCGCTGATATTTTCTTGCTCATAGGAATTCGCTTATTTTTTGCTATTTTGGTATTTTTTGCGATCTCAATTTATTACAAACCAAGTAACACTTAA
- a CDS encoding 5'-nucleotidase translates to MADAVDPKAKEKLVVAISSRALFDLDESHQIFKQQGVEAYAKHQEENEEVVLPRGVGFSLVKKLLSLNTKKNPIDVILLSRNSADTGLRIFNSIEHYGLNISRAAFTRGESTHNLVGAFEADLFLSSNYQDVQKALESGFAAASIVGSSSKDSHETQLRIAFDGDAVIFSDESEKIFREKGIDAFEENERKSANVELKAGPFKCFLKSLHKIQSAFPVENNPIRTALVTARSAPSHKRVIHTMREWGIRIDESFFLGGLDKGVFLKEFSADIFFDDQHSHCKSASQYVPTGHVPNGISNS, encoded by the coding sequence GTGGCAGACGCTGTAGATCCAAAAGCAAAAGAAAAATTAGTGGTTGCTATTTCATCTAGAGCCTTGTTTGATTTAGACGAATCACACCAAATTTTCAAGCAACAAGGTGTTGAAGCTTATGCCAAGCATCAAGAGGAGAATGAAGAGGTTGTTTTGCCTCGTGGTGTAGGGTTTTCTTTAGTCAAGAAATTACTCTCCCTTAATACTAAGAAAAATCCAATTGATGTCATCTTACTGTCTAGAAATAGCGCAGATACAGGTTTGCGTATTTTTAATTCTATTGAGCATTATGGTTTAAATATTTCTCGCGCAGCTTTTACACGTGGTGAAAGTACTCATAACTTAGTAGGCGCTTTTGAAGCTGATCTATTTTTATCAAGCAACTATCAAGATGTACAAAAGGCATTGGAATCTGGTTTTGCAGCTGCCTCTATTGTTGGCTCAAGCTCTAAAGATTCTCACGAAACTCAACTTAGAATTGCTTTTGATGGTGATGCAGTTATCTTTTCTGATGAATCTGAAAAGATATTTCGGGAAAAAGGTATTGATGCCTTTGAAGAGAATGAAAGAAAATCTGCTAATGTTGAATTAAAGGCTGGCCCTTTTAAATGTTTTTTAAAGTCATTGCACAAAATTCAATCGGCCTTTCCTGTTGAAAATAACCCGATTCGAACGGCGCTAGTTACTGCGCGCTCTGCACCCTCTCATAAGCGTGTTATTCATACCATGCGTGAATGGGGGATACGTATTGATGAGTCTTTCTTTTTAGGTGGGCTGGATAAGGGCGTTTTCTTGAAAGAATTTAGTGCAGATATTTTTTTTGATGATCAACACTCGCATTGTAAATCTGCTTCTCAATATGTCCCTACTGGGCACGTCCCTAATGGTATTAGTAATTCATGA
- a CDS encoding DUF1249 domain-containing protein, which yields MDLESQYLNNLYNLRQSKTYSDVSQLFELNYQKLTKLIPLIKQTAHNSIIKHAKYPDLHLIVEERFAYTGIFTLTHILGDNVQKPDIKFKVYFDAQLVEVLSVCNESVLNNDHPYLARCGDMDIQWELNLFIERWLDYCLDKYQGESWQTL from the coding sequence ATGGATTTAGAATCTCAGTATTTAAATAATTTATACAATTTGCGTCAATCAAAGACTTACAGTGACGTATCGCAATTATTTGAACTAAATTATCAAAAACTCACAAAGCTTATTCCGCTTATTAAACAAACTGCACATAATAGTATTATTAAACATGCTAAGTATCCAGACCTTCACTTAATTGTGGAAGAACGCTTTGCTTATACTGGTATTTTTACCTTAACCCACATTCTTGGTGATAACGTTCAAAAGCCAGATATTAAATTTAAAGTATATTTTGATGCGCAGCTTGTTGAGGTGCTCTCAGTTTGCAATGAGAGCGTTTTAAATAATGATCATCCATATTTAGCACGATGTGGAGATATGGATATACAATGGGAGTTAAATCTATTCATCGAAAGGTGGCTAGATTATTGTTTAGACAAATATCAGGGAGAATCGTGGCAGACGCTGTAG
- a CDS encoding metallophosphoesterase codes for MPKLIQISDCHIDDQRLAMGVDSQKNLQSIIEYIQTVKSDALLISGDLTHHGTLNSYRILKKILSPIKRSIFVIKGNHDDAENLGQVFKDNLFKTFRLDNWEVISIDSVQTGKTSGLASEAALLELDDTCLNSNADHVMVVLHHPIVPMNSSWDDELSLENSQDLFKVLDKHSKIRSIVFGHAHEASEFFRLGKRIISCPSTALQFNQETRIGFNEFELHKNGTINLKTQWI; via the coding sequence GTGCCTAAACTTATTCAAATTAGTGATTGTCATATTGATGATCAGCGTTTAGCCATGGGGGTTGATTCTCAAAAAAATCTTCAATCTATTATTGAGTATATTCAAACTGTTAAGTCTGATGCTTTATTAATTAGTGGCGATTTAACTCATCATGGCACATTGAATTCTTATCGAATTTTGAAAAAAATACTGTCACCTATTAAGCGGTCAATTTTTGTCATTAAAGGCAATCATGATGATGCGGAAAATCTAGGGCAAGTTTTTAAAGATAACTTATTTAAAACTTTTAGATTGGATAATTGGGAAGTTATTAGTATTGACTCTGTACAAACAGGAAAAACTAGTGGCTTAGCGAGTGAAGCTGCTTTACTAGAGCTTGATGATACTTGTTTAAATTCTAATGCAGATCATGTTATGGTGGTTCTACACCATCCTATTGTGCCAATGAATAGTAGCTGGGATGACGAATTGTCACTTGAAAATTCTCAAGATTTATTTAAAGTATTAGACAAACACTCTAAAATACGTAGCATTGTATTTGGCCATGCACATGAAGCAAGTGAATTTTTTCGACTTGGAAAAAGAATCATCTCATGTCCCTCTACCGCCTTACAATTTAACCAAGAAACAAGAATTGGCTTTAATGAGTTTGAGCTACACAAAAACGGAACGATTAACTTAAAAACACAATGGATTTAG
- the alr gene encoding alanine racemase: protein MHAVAAISQSALAHNLSVVRSYAPNSKIISMVKSNAYGHHLDLVKPLLQADILAVSELSEVRSLRKLTNKPILLLPGIFNEVDLQEAIKLNCHLVFHDLSQLTVIKNSKDPINLWIKVDTGMHRLGLPINELDLTLNQLKNNSNIHIECVMTHFACADEPAHIKNSQQFEAFSNLNIQHYSRSMANSAAIMSLDKSHFDYVRPGIMLYGASPFSNINEQLMPAMELSAPILSLKTIKAGESVGYGATWTAKKDSRIVTIGIGYGDGYPRHAKTGTPVMINNTLCTLAGRVSMDLICADIGDLEVNVGDIAILWGNSKLRVETVASYSDTISYELLTGVSSRVSFIQRA from the coding sequence ATGCACGCTGTAGCAGCTATTTCACAATCAGCACTTGCCCACAACTTATCGGTTGTTCGCTCATATGCACCTAACTCAAAAATTATTAGTATGGTTAAGTCTAATGCTTATGGCCATCATCTTGATTTAGTAAAGCCTTTACTGCAAGCTGACATTCTTGCAGTAAGCGAGCTTAGTGAAGTGCGTTCACTTAGAAAACTGACTAATAAGCCTATCTTGCTATTACCTGGTATTTTTAATGAAGTTGACCTACAAGAAGCTATTAAGCTGAATTGCCATCTTGTTTTTCATGATTTATCTCAACTAACAGTTATCAAGAACAGCAAAGATCCCATTAATCTATGGATTAAAGTTGATACGGGTATGCATCGATTGGGTCTTCCAATTAACGAATTAGACCTGACTTTAAATCAGCTGAAGAATAATTCAAATATTCATATTGAATGTGTTATGACTCATTTTGCTTGTGCTGACGAACCTGCTCATATTAAAAATTCTCAGCAATTTGAAGCCTTTAGTAATCTAAATATTCAGCATTATTCTCGTTCTATGGCAAATTCAGCAGCGATTATGAGCCTAGATAAATCGCACTTTGACTATGTGCGCCCCGGCATTATGCTTTATGGCGCTTCACCATTTTCAAACATTAATGAACAACTAATGCCTGCCATGGAGCTATCCGCTCCGATTCTTAGTTTGAAAACAATTAAAGCTGGTGAGAGTGTTGGATATGGCGCAACTTGGACAGCCAAAAAAGACTCACGTATAGTTACTATTGGTATTGGCTATGGTGATGGCTACCCTCGCCATGCTAAAACTGGTACGCCGGTAATGATCAACAACACTTTATGTACATTAGCAGGGCGCGTGTCCATGGATCTTATTTGTGCTGATATTGGAGATTTAGAGGTTAATGTCGGTGATATCGCTATCTTGTGGGGTAATAGTAAACTTCGTGTCGAAACTGTTGCTTCTTATAGTGATACCATTAGTTATGAGCTTTTAACGGGTGTAAGTTCACGAGTATCCTTTATCCAACGTGCCTAA
- the dnaB gene encoding replicative DNA helicase, with protein sequence MNIENIKIPPNSLDSEQAVLGGLLLHNDAWDQVADILTEVDFYNASHRIIFEAISTLLHHDRPADILTVKEHVKKTGNEETIGGFVYLAQIAENTPSISNIEAYAKHVRELSVYRQLIVASHEIADTAYNPKEMEVQQLIDLSEKKIFEIAEQVTRGKKDIVNVKDIIKDVVNRVHEMQETEGVTGLETGFSELDKLTSGLQNGDLIIVAGRPSMGKTAFSMNIVEHVAITAKEPKPVAVFSLEMPTEALVMRMITSFGHIKGENLKDTMTETDWNSFNHAVLALEKSTVLIDETPSITPTEIRAKCRRLKRQYPDLALIMVDYLQLMVVNGKGENRVQEISEISRSLKALAKEINVPVIALSQLNRGVESRPKAGKGRMPQMSDLRESGSIEQDADIIAFIYRDQQYHDDSYSNPEEIGKADLQIAKHRNGSTGRLKLAFIGEYARFENLANEDQFQGMPDDQINAAYNNNLSNFDQEPF encoded by the coding sequence ATGAACATCGAAAACATAAAAATTCCACCTAACTCACTCGACTCAGAGCAGGCTGTTTTAGGTGGACTTCTGTTGCATAATGACGCTTGGGATCAGGTCGCCGACATTTTAACTGAGGTTGATTTCTACAATGCCTCTCATCGAATTATCTTTGAGGCTATCTCCACCCTACTTCATCATGATCGTCCAGCAGATATTCTTACCGTTAAAGAACATGTTAAAAAAACAGGCAATGAGGAAACCATTGGTGGTTTTGTTTATTTGGCTCAAATTGCTGAAAACACGCCCAGTATTTCAAACATTGAAGCTTATGCCAAACATGTTCGTGAACTAAGTGTCTATCGTCAACTTATTGTTGCCAGTCATGAGATTGCAGATACTGCCTATAATCCAAAAGAAATGGAAGTTCAACAACTTATTGATCTTTCTGAAAAGAAAATTTTTGAAATTGCCGAGCAAGTAACTCGTGGTAAAAAAGATATTGTTAATGTTAAAGATATCATCAAGGATGTTGTTAATCGTGTTCATGAAATGCAAGAAACTGAAGGTGTTACCGGTTTGGAAACTGGCTTTAGCGAGCTAGATAAACTCACCTCAGGACTTCAAAATGGTGATCTTATCATTGTTGCCGGTCGCCCTTCCATGGGTAAAACTGCTTTTTCAATGAACATTGTTGAGCATGTCGCTATTACTGCTAAAGAGCCTAAACCTGTAGCGGTCTTTAGCTTGGAGATGCCGACAGAAGCTTTAGTGATGCGAATGATTACTTCTTTTGGTCATATTAAAGGTGAAAACCTTAAAGACACCATGACTGAAACAGATTGGAATAGTTTTAATCATGCAGTTTTAGCGTTAGAAAAATCAACTGTTTTAATTGATGAAACACCTTCTATCACCCCAACCGAAATTCGCGCAAAATGTCGTCGCCTTAAACGTCAGTATCCTGATTTAGCTCTGATTATGGTGGACTACTTACAACTTATGGTTGTAAATGGTAAGGGTGAAAACAGAGTACAAGAAATTTCAGAAATTTCTCGATCCCTCAAGGCGCTAGCTAAAGAAATTAACGTACCTGTTATTGCATTATCTCAGCTCAATCGCGGTGTAGAATCTCGACCTAAAGCAGGCAAAGGTCGCATGCCACAGATGTCTGATTTGCGTGAATCTGGCTCTATTGAGCAAGATGCAGATATTATTGCTTTTATCTATCGTGATCAACAATATCATGATGATTCTTATTCAAATCCTGAGGAAATTGGCAAGGCAGATCTGCAAATTGCAAAACACAGAAATGGTTCAACTGGTAGACTTAAACTTGCCTTTATTGGTGAGTATGCACGCTTTGAAAATCTAGCCAATGAAGATCAGTTCCAAGGAATGCCTGATGACCAAATAAATGCAGCTTATAACAACAATTTATCTAACTTTGACCAAGAGCCCTTCTAG